The Paenibacillus macerans genome includes a window with the following:
- a CDS encoding PQQ-dependent sugar dehydrogenase, producing the protein MKKVKVSLQPIVSKINLPTVMKTAVLPGDSIERLFIATQVGEIFYIGNGVIRTFLDIRPRIIKLGASRGGYDERGLVGLAFHPDFYYNGRFYLHYSVAGTQGPGALPKPFKPDPCDPETLNLQWMNRETQYDHIDTVEEWILQPNGQPQKRRTLLNIRRPFFNHNGVNSLNFSPENGKLILTTGDGGAGYDPFNLSQDDMEIAGKIIEIDVAKNTLIENPPVVTRFNELPSTIQETLTAMAKGVRNIPGVSFQRSYSQYIKYVGNVGQGLVESIFSFTHYKPIPVTQLIQASLMKVELDSEGFINFGWRGWEGAFPTSIIRDCPTSPILDEKTIAYYNEAVKTSARRLQPLTSYFHKDPRPDKFGGTSLTGVQSYMGNGIPDLKGSVVFTDLARKEESRPPVNGVLAYTRIRYDCKLSDFGVIETNYNFGSQSAYYVSLGTNLDQSRLYLGVHGSMKVTDFNQGTVFEIVP; encoded by the coding sequence TTGAAAAAAGTTAAGGTTAGTTTACAGCCCATTGTAAGTAAGATAAATTTACCGACTGTAATGAAAACAGCTGTGCTTCCGGGGGACTCCATTGAAAGATTATTTATTGCAACCCAGGTAGGAGAGATCTTTTACATAGGAAACGGAGTTATAAGGACTTTTTTGGATATTCGCCCACGAATCATAAAACTAGGTGCTTCTAGAGGCGGATATGACGAACGCGGATTAGTAGGGCTGGCGTTTCATCCCGATTTTTATTATAACGGCCGGTTTTATCTTCATTATTCTGTGGCCGGAACACAAGGTCCGGGTGCTCTTCCTAAACCTTTCAAGCCAGACCCGTGTGATCCGGAAACCTTAAACTTACAGTGGATGAATAGGGAAACGCAATATGATCACATTGATACCGTTGAAGAATGGATTTTACAGCCGAATGGGCAACCTCAAAAACGACGGACATTGCTTAACATAAGAAGACCATTTTTTAATCATAATGGCGTCAATAGTTTAAACTTTTCACCTGAAAATGGAAAACTGATATTAACAACCGGAGACGGCGGAGCGGGCTATGACCCATTTAATTTAAGTCAGGATGATATGGAAATCGCCGGAAAAATAATTGAAATCGATGTGGCTAAGAATACACTTATCGAAAATCCGCCTGTAGTCACACGTTTTAATGAACTTCCATCAACTATTCAGGAAACGCTTACGGCAATGGCTAAAGGGGTTCGCAATATTCCGGGGGTTTCCTTTCAAAGGTCTTATAGTCAGTATATTAAATATGTAGGAAATGTCGGGCAAGGTTTGGTAGAGTCGATTTTTTCATTCACTCATTATAAACCCATACCGGTTACACAGCTTATTCAAGCTTCTTTAATGAAAGTTGAGCTTGACTCGGAGGGATTTATTAATTTTGGCTGGCGAGGGTGGGAAGGTGCTTTTCCGACTTCGATTATAAGAGATTGCCCCACGAGCCCAATCTTGGATGAGAAAACAATCGCTTATTACAATGAAGCAGTAAAAACTTCAGCGAGGCGTCTTCAGCCTTTAACTAGTTATTTTCATAAAGACCCCCGTCCCGATAAGTTTGGAGGAACTTCACTTACAGGAGTCCAGTCATATATGGGGAATGGAATCCCCGATTTAAAAGGAAGCGTTGTGTTTACCGATCTTGCCCGAAAAGAAGAATCTCGACCTCCGGTTAATGGGGTTCTGGCTTACACTAGGATAAGATATGATTGCAAACTAAGTGATTTTGGTGTGATTGAAACCAATTATAACTTTGGGTCTCAATCCGCTTATTATGTTAGTTTGGGGACGAATCTGGATCAGAGCAGGCTATATTTAGGGGTGCATGGCTCTATGAAAGTGACTGATTTTAATCAAGGTACTGTTTTTGAAATTGTTCCATAA
- a CDS encoding helix-turn-helix domain-containing protein, protein MKPASTIRSQLEDYLKNKRLSLNQFTELTGINSGTLSGIINGHRPIAMQQLDRITEGMGLPEGYFYDLYVDECFFQAAPDWRRLGPFLRRCAELNKLDCIERSIRLMLDNLSYIPLLFHLAEQFFHEGKQEAAILLYEAVAEGEQKQHSERLALCQYRLFTLRLSKDQNRNLLLTVQFEPFVDRLDEPYQLDALNDLINVFGSLRHWEKVKELAEKLKIKATIHYELNGSKKSPETQKQIVFYIFYSYLSLGAAHFILEDYENALHYVSLYTDCSWVKNPTEDEVAVIEQFQEWAEGNRHMYQLVSGKVEVLSEYLEYISAREYEVFPALCEIVTAANKFDINIDDALEKYTSYLTYEEQHHRIKKISEQYTGDRYANLLAGLGEYYLNKKAFAQGLEYVLDSLAFAIEIYNRYGMLKCIGLFEQYRNFASEAANERYKNLISEVQKLNEKKVGYMDIYM, encoded by the coding sequence ATGAAGCCGGCAAGCACGATTCGCTCTCAATTGGAGGATTATTTAAAAAACAAGAGACTCTCGCTTAATCAGTTCACCGAACTTACAGGGATCAATTCCGGGACGTTAAGCGGGATCATCAATGGCCATCGTCCCATTGCCATGCAGCAGCTTGACCGGATTACGGAGGGGATGGGGTTGCCCGAAGGTTATTTTTACGATTTGTATGTTGACGAGTGTTTCTTTCAGGCCGCGCCCGATTGGCGCAGACTTGGGCCCTTCTTGCGGCGTTGCGCCGAACTGAACAAGCTGGACTGTATCGAGCGGTCAATACGGTTGATGTTGGACAACCTATCTTACATACCCCTACTTTTTCACTTGGCCGAGCAGTTTTTTCATGAAGGCAAACAAGAAGCGGCCATCTTGCTGTATGAAGCCGTAGCGGAAGGTGAACAGAAGCAGCATTCCGAACGGCTGGCGCTGTGTCAATACCGGTTGTTCACGTTGCGGCTGTCTAAAGATCAGAACCGGAATTTATTGTTGACCGTGCAATTTGAGCCTTTTGTCGACCGGCTGGACGAGCCCTATCAACTGGATGCACTGAATGATTTAATCAATGTGTTTGGTTCATTACGTCACTGGGAAAAGGTAAAGGAATTAGCTGAAAAACTGAAAATAAAAGCGACCATTCATTATGAGTTAAACGGGAGCAAAAAATCACCGGAAACCCAAAAGCAAATTGTTTTTTACATTTTCTATTCTTATTTATCATTGGGTGCAGCTCATTTTATTTTAGAAGATTATGAGAATGCACTCCATTATGTCTCCTTGTATACGGATTGCAGTTGGGTCAAGAACCCCACTGAAGACGAGGTGGCTGTAATTGAGCAGTTTCAAGAATGGGCTGAAGGCAACCGTCATATGTATCAATTAGTGTCCGGCAAGGTCGAAGTTCTTTCGGAATATTTGGAATATATTTCCGCAAGGGAATATGAAGTATTCCCTGCCTTATGTGAGATCGTGACTGCTGCGAACAAGTTCGATATAAACATCGACGATGCGCTTGAAAAATACACATCTTATCTAACTTATGAAGAGCAACACCACCGTATTAAGAAAATTAGCGAGCAATATACCGGAGATCGATACGCAAATTTGTTGGCAGGTTTAGGGGAGTATTATTTAAACAAAAAAGCTTTTGCCCAAGGACTGGAGTATGTACTGGACAGTTTAGCATTTGCGATTGAAATTTATAACAGATACGGTATGCTAAAATGTATAGGGCTATTTGAACAATACCGGAATTTTGCATCGGAAGCGGCAAACGAGCGGTATAAAAATTTAATTAGCGAGGTGCAAAAACTGAATGAAAAGAAAGTTGGCTATATGGATATTTACATGTAG
- a CDS encoding glycosyl hydrolase family 8, with protein MPIIQQGAFYTKEYRNLFKELGYPKADIEARLERTWTDLFYGDPDVRIYYQLGDDKGYILDTGNLDVRTEGMSYGMMMAVQMNKKEEFDRLWNFSKTFMQHKEGRYAHYFAWHCKPDGTRISQGPAPDGEEYFAMALFFAASRWGDGPEPYNYSEQARTILRACVHQGEAGDGDPMWDPETKLIKFVPESPFSDPSYHLPHFYDLFALRADERDGAFWKQAADASRAYLHAACHPETGLAPEYANFDGTPAEPQPHGDFRHFFSEAYRVAANIGLDWAWFRKDPWQVGQSNRIQSFFRNIEVSDYRRYTIDGQPFDEPALHPIGLLATNAMTSLAADGPEASHFVRLLWNTPLRTGQRRYYDNCLYFFSLLALSGNYRIY; from the coding sequence ATGCCAATTATCCAACAAGGCGCTTTTTATACGAAAGAATACAGGAACCTGTTCAAGGAGCTCGGCTATCCCAAAGCGGACATCGAGGCTAGGCTCGAGCGGACATGGACCGATTTGTTTTATGGAGATCCGGATGTGCGGATCTATTATCAGTTGGGCGACGATAAAGGCTATATTCTCGATACCGGCAATCTGGACGTTCGGACGGAAGGGATGTCCTACGGGATGATGATGGCCGTGCAAATGAACAAAAAAGAAGAGTTTGACCGGTTGTGGAACTTCTCGAAGACGTTTATGCAGCACAAAGAAGGCCGTTACGCCCATTACTTTGCCTGGCATTGCAAGCCTGACGGCACCCGCATCTCCCAGGGGCCCGCGCCGGACGGGGAAGAATATTTCGCAATGGCCCTGTTTTTCGCCGCAAGCCGTTGGGGAGACGGGCCGGAACCTTATAACTATTCCGAGCAGGCGCGAACGATTTTGCGCGCATGCGTACATCAGGGCGAAGCCGGCGACGGCGATCCGATGTGGGACCCGGAAACGAAATTAATCAAATTCGTACCGGAATCCCCTTTCAGCGATCCGTCTTACCACCTGCCGCATTTTTACGATTTGTTCGCCCTTCGGGCCGACGAGCGGGACGGTGCGTTTTGGAAACAAGCTGCGGATGCCAGCCGCGCTTACCTTCACGCCGCATGCCATCCGGAAACCGGTCTTGCCCCCGAATACGCCAATTTTGACGGAACCCCGGCAGAGCCGCAGCCGCATGGCGATTTCCGTCATTTCTTCAGCGAGGCTTACCGGGTTGCCGCCAATATCGGGCTGGATTGGGCATGGTTCCGAAAAGATCCCTGGCAGGTCGGGCAATCCAACCGGATTCAAAGCTTTTTTCGGAACATTGAAGTTTCCGATTACCGCCGATATACCATAGACGGACAGCCCTTCGACGAACCGGCGCTGCACCCGATAGGACTGCTGGCGACCAACGCGATGACATCGCTCGCCGCCGACGGCCCGGAAGCGAGTCATTTTGTCCGTCTGCTTTGGAATACACCTTTGCGCACCGGCCAACGGCGTTATTACGACAACTGCCTGTATTTTTTTAGCCTTTTGGCCTTAAGCGGAAATTATCGGATTTACTGA